One part of the Paenibacillus silvisoli genome encodes these proteins:
- a CDS encoding 6-phosphogluconolactonase codes for MMDTKQLYEWCKVPADALSEHPKRKIPFRLVSDSAAMGMLMARDFADDIKRANEEGRPFRAIVPCGPKAWYEPFVRIVNEERISLAGMTVFHMDECLDWEGKPLHRDDPYHFRVFMERHFYGGVRAELAVPEDKRYFPLPSSIELIKAKIAEAPIDLTLGGWGQDGHLAYNQARRHPYSAITVEQLRNSEIRVQDNNWDTIIALAQRTYGGAYQFVPPMSITLGMKECLSARKVRIYSDTGAWKQTALRVALFADETAEYPMTLLQSHPDALITATLETASHPIADHPEWAINGVNA; via the coding sequence GTGATGGATACAAAACAGCTCTATGAGTGGTGCAAGGTGCCGGCAGATGCGTTGAGCGAGCATCCGAAGCGGAAAATTCCGTTTCGGCTCGTCAGCGATTCCGCCGCGATGGGGATGCTCATGGCCAGAGATTTCGCCGATGATATCAAACGGGCGAACGAGGAGGGACGGCCGTTTCGCGCGATTGTCCCCTGCGGGCCGAAGGCCTGGTATGAGCCGTTCGTCCGCATCGTGAACGAAGAGCGGATTTCGCTGGCGGGCATGACCGTGTTTCATATGGACGAATGCTTGGATTGGGAAGGTAAGCCGCTCCATCGCGACGATCCTTATCATTTCAGAGTCTTTATGGAGCGTCATTTCTATGGCGGCGTTCGCGCCGAGCTTGCGGTGCCCGAGGATAAGCGGTATTTTCCGCTTCCTTCCTCGATAGAGCTTATTAAAGCCAAGATCGCCGAGGCTCCGATCGATCTGACGCTCGGGGGCTGGGGGCAGGACGGCCACCTAGCGTACAACCAGGCCCGAAGACATCCATACAGCGCGATAACGGTCGAGCAGCTGCGCAATTCGGAAATCCGCGTGCAGGATAACAACTGGGATACGATCATTGCGCTGGCGCAGCGCACGTACGGAGGCGCTTATCAATTCGTGCCGCCGATGTCGATTACGCTCGGAATGAAAGAGTGTCTGTCCGCGCGAAAGGTGCGCATCTACAGCGATACCGGCGCATGGAAGCAAACCGCGCTGCGAGTCGCGTTATTCGCGGATGAAACGGCCGAGTATCCGATGACGCTGCTGCAATCCCATCCGGACGCCCTCATTACGGCGACGCTGGAAACGGCGTCTCACCCGATCGCCGACCATCCGGAATGGGCGATTAACGGGGTGAACGCATGA
- a CDS encoding carbohydrate kinase family protein, with the protein MNALRPASGTKYRFTRLIGTGGIGSGMLFQLAEPHTLRRNESRLGVLTDSRDFCKLHIICHYPAVLLDEADVNIYPIGKVGADAEGYALLALLEDADMSLSFVDTVREARTLFSVCFQYPDLSGGNITTSNSASGLVSPADIRRALAQLPPVGRKELALAAPEVPLEARMALLTEARARKSFTASSVLSGETDEFARLGGFELTDLLAVNRDEACRIAGTDESSDGGEIAERCYLALKLRNPAIRLIMTDGAAGCYSFEDGMSVFTPSLKVDAVSTAGAGDALLGGVISGLCCGLPFMKARSADAYFGETPLDSAVELGVLLAALSVTSSHSIHPDADARSLRQFAGEHQLALGPSFMQMLQVDQAERR; encoded by the coding sequence ATGAACGCGCTTCGTCCCGCTTCAGGCACTAAATATCGGTTTACCCGCTTGATCGGCACGGGAGGCATCGGTTCCGGCATGTTGTTTCAGCTTGCGGAGCCGCATACGCTCAGACGGAACGAAAGCAGACTCGGCGTGCTGACGGACAGCCGGGACTTCTGCAAGCTGCACATTATTTGCCATTATCCCGCCGTGCTCCTGGATGAAGCCGATGTCAACATTTATCCGATCGGCAAAGTCGGCGCCGACGCCGAAGGCTATGCGCTGCTCGCGCTGCTGGAGGATGCCGACATGTCCTTGTCGTTCGTGGACACCGTGCGAGAGGCCCGAACGCTGTTCAGCGTCTGCTTTCAATACCCCGATCTGTCCGGAGGAAACATCACAACGTCCAACAGTGCGAGCGGACTCGTGTCGCCTGCGGATATTCGTCGCGCCTTGGCGCAGCTGCCGCCGGTCGGCAGGAAGGAGCTTGCGCTTGCCGCGCCGGAGGTTCCCCTTGAGGCGCGGATGGCGCTCCTCACGGAAGCGCGAGCGAGGAAGAGCTTCACGGCCTCATCGGTGCTATCGGGCGAGACGGACGAATTCGCGCGGCTTGGCGGATTTGAGTTGACCGATTTGCTGGCGGTCAATCGCGATGAGGCTTGCCGGATCGCCGGGACCGACGAATCGAGCGACGGCGGCGAGATCGCCGAGCGGTGCTATCTGGCGCTGAAGCTTCGGAATCCGGCGATCCGGTTGATCATGACCGACGGCGCGGCAGGCTGTTACAGCTTTGAGGACGGCATGTCCGTGTTTACCCCGTCGCTGAAGGTGGATGCGGTCAGCACCGCGGGAGCAGGCGACGCATTGTTAGGCGGCGTCATCAGCGGCTTGTGCTGCGGACTGCCGTTCATGAAAGCCCGCTCTGCGGACGCATATTTCGGCGAAACGCCATTAGATAGCGCTGTTGAGCTAGGCGTTCTGCTAGCCGCGCTATCTGTCACATCGTCGCATTCGATCCATCCGGACGCGGATGCAAGGTCGTTAAGACAATTTGCCGGCGAGCATCAGCTGGCGCTAGGTCCATCATTCATGCAGATGCTGCAAGTCGATCAAGCGGAGAGGAGGTAG
- a CDS encoding beta-galactosidase translates to MKKQYDIEYAAEIGGAYPDRLKTFAGGGAKLKLFFVPSVKHGREIVELIRRTGVAYETVTIDRAWDLNKWGIGDFYDIRAYVDDQHIMYDNLEKVLTSDQHFDVLVIPGLNGWAHFTAAAREAIRRRVEAGAGLVLMRPFHGEDKPKSPELEALSPLVNLFEEGFAVDNNAGEGYPRVRFDLLRSDRWVAGKPHYITKGIPFELLPCEELAYYPYRAAEGAEVLLETPDGAPIAAVREYGRGRVVAFGYYPRDILPQHKDFTGKESTYDAVIDKWQGVRSGSTFAFLESFYELAFRGVAWAAKREPECALEEPERGGQAWRIRTSGATPPDEIRYRIKNAYDDVVDEGICEDGMLRLAEATAFGGDFRIELDACAGGKLLDFATHSLSLPLAASISDASVSREAVSCGETVDVDFKLQGSGPGTLAVQVIDDFGQVLQRSEHAFDSGETALSASYRAASSKSMHITVHADVKVNAQRIQRWSSAPIVVTPERRRIDDFEVFTAPQNRGHGDFLGLVGELYRELGITGLFPGSAKTLTMSGAGGLGIYWYHRAPYVERKENYYRTKDKRFLVRVPCLNDPSLWEEMRQNITSKVSAFKKFGPIAYFANDEGSLTCYSDELDLCFCPHCMRDMQAWLKLEYADLQALNRSWDTAFADWNDVQPYTREEARRTTRYAPWADHRRFMEDTFIEAYRRIAEIVRRVDEGGVIRMSGCQASTAYSGYDYYRLHQHIGYFEAYGVGNQYEFHRSFAKSGTIIGGWFGYGVDGVTARHSVWHAVYHGLTLCNLFWEFSLLNPDYTFSASARDFSVPFKEIRESGIGKLLLHVAQRDHCGIAIHYSMASVRGTNIAGDKTRFEKNRQGWIDMLEDSGCQYVFLATQQIEAGELLDQGFKLLVLPYSIALSSRETEAITRFVQEGGVVIGDFQTGLMDRHCTMLEQGQLDSLFGIERLSTEAEPFYINNEFVPNAEFPYFKLEEAPQHVRFAEFGIRSEKGYPAYRDDFMRKVSAVHVREFGAGKAVYLNLALSEYSEQRRGRAEEGDSLRWLLRRLIGLSEARKPAELTRAADGTAAHAGFESVYYRNGDAAYAAVIRGMNGDRSLGHDGLAVGAGKKDQEQSERMRFTFASAAHVYDIREGRYVGFTDTAEFGLAEGDTKLFALLPCRVSGIRLSATSSDWKRGEEASVSISLETDADPNQQFANVISFHLTDPDGNRQWLYDENLHLEGAAAHNHKLEIPFSERPGNWTVTARDAATGVTAAIKVTIG, encoded by the coding sequence GTGAAAAAGCAATACGATATCGAGTATGCCGCGGAGATCGGCGGGGCTTACCCGGACCGATTGAAGACGTTTGCGGGCGGTGGCGCGAAGCTGAAGCTGTTCTTCGTGCCGAGCGTGAAGCACGGCAGGGAGATCGTCGAGCTGATCCGCCGGACCGGCGTGGCGTACGAGACCGTGACCATTGACCGGGCATGGGATTTGAACAAGTGGGGAATCGGCGACTTTTACGATATCCGGGCTTATGTGGACGACCAGCATATCATGTACGACAACCTGGAGAAGGTGCTGACATCCGATCAGCATTTCGACGTGCTGGTCATTCCGGGCTTGAACGGCTGGGCGCATTTCACGGCGGCGGCAAGAGAAGCGATCCGGCGCAGGGTGGAGGCGGGCGCAGGACTTGTGCTGATGCGGCCGTTCCATGGGGAAGACAAGCCGAAATCGCCGGAGCTGGAGGCATTGTCGCCGCTCGTTAATCTGTTCGAGGAAGGCTTCGCCGTCGACAATAACGCGGGCGAGGGCTATCCGAGGGTCCGCTTCGACCTGCTTCGCTCGGATCGGTGGGTTGCGGGCAAGCCGCATTATATAACGAAAGGCATTCCTTTTGAGCTGCTGCCGTGCGAGGAGTTGGCGTATTATCCGTATCGGGCGGCCGAAGGCGCAGAGGTTCTGCTCGAAACGCCGGATGGGGCGCCGATCGCCGCCGTCCGCGAGTACGGCAGGGGCAGAGTGGTGGCCTTCGGCTACTATCCGCGCGATATTTTGCCGCAACATAAGGACTTTACCGGCAAGGAGTCGACCTACGACGCCGTTATCGATAAATGGCAGGGCGTTCGGAGCGGCTCTACGTTCGCCTTTCTTGAATCGTTCTATGAGCTTGCGTTTCGCGGCGTGGCATGGGCGGCCAAGCGCGAGCCGGAATGCGCGCTTGAGGAGCCGGAACGCGGGGGGCAGGCTTGGCGCATCCGCACATCAGGCGCGACCCCGCCGGATGAAATCAGGTATCGCATCAAAAACGCATACGACGATGTTGTCGACGAGGGAATCTGCGAGGACGGCATGCTTCGGCTGGCTGAGGCAACTGCTTTCGGCGGCGATTTCCGCATCGAGCTAGATGCCTGCGCAGGCGGGAAGCTGCTGGATTTCGCCACGCATAGCTTGTCGCTTCCGCTTGCAGCTTCCATCAGCGATGCATCTGTCAGCCGCGAAGCCGTGTCTTGCGGTGAAACCGTCGACGTTGACTTCAAGCTGCAAGGAAGCGGCCCAGGCACGCTTGCCGTGCAGGTGATCGACGATTTCGGGCAGGTGCTGCAGCGATCGGAGCATGCCTTCGACAGCGGCGAGACAGCGCTGAGTGCCAGCTATCGCGCGGCTTCCTCGAAATCGATGCATATCACCGTTCACGCCGATGTGAAGGTCAACGCTCAGCGAATTCAGCGCTGGTCGTCCGCGCCGATCGTCGTGACGCCGGAACGCCGCCGGATCGACGATTTCGAAGTGTTTACGGCGCCGCAAAACAGGGGACATGGCGATTTTCTCGGCTTGGTGGGCGAGCTATACCGAGAGCTTGGCATCACCGGCTTGTTCCCGGGCAGCGCGAAGACGCTGACCATGTCGGGTGCCGGAGGTCTCGGCATTTACTGGTATCACCGGGCCCCTTACGTGGAGCGCAAAGAAAATTATTACCGCACGAAGGACAAACGCTTTCTCGTCCGCGTTCCGTGCTTGAACGACCCGTCGCTCTGGGAGGAGATGCGTCAGAATATCACGAGCAAGGTGTCGGCGTTCAAAAAATTCGGCCCGATCGCTTATTTCGCCAACGACGAAGGCTCGCTCACCTGCTATTCCGACGAGCTCGATCTGTGCTTCTGCCCGCACTGCATGAGGGATATGCAAGCGTGGCTGAAGCTGGAGTATGCCGATCTCCAGGCGCTTAACCGGTCTTGGGACACCGCGTTTGCCGACTGGAACGACGTCCAGCCATATACGCGTGAAGAAGCAAGACGCACGACGCGCTATGCGCCATGGGCGGATCACCGCCGGTTCATGGAGGATACGTTCATTGAAGCGTACCGCCGCATTGCGGAAATCGTCCGACGCGTTGACGAAGGCGGCGTTATCCGGATGTCCGGCTGCCAAGCGTCAACGGCCTACTCCGGCTACGATTACTACCGTCTCCATCAGCATATCGGGTACTTTGAGGCGTACGGAGTCGGCAACCAGTACGAATTTCACCGTTCCTTTGCCAAATCCGGCACGATTATCGGCGGCTGGTTCGGCTACGGCGTCGACGGCGTAACCGCGCGGCATAGCGTTTGGCATGCCGTGTATCATGGCTTGACGCTATGCAATTTGTTCTGGGAATTCAGTTTGTTGAATCCCGACTATACGTTCAGCGCGAGCGCCCGCGATTTCAGCGTGCCGTTCAAGGAAATCCGCGAGTCGGGCATCGGCAAGCTGCTGCTGCACGTCGCTCAGCGCGACCACTGCGGCATCGCGATCCACTATTCCATGGCATCCGTTCGCGGTACGAACATTGCTGGAGACAAGACGCGCTTCGAGAAGAACAGGCAAGGCTGGATCGATATGCTGGAAGACTCCGGCTGCCAGTATGTGTTTCTGGCGACGCAGCAAATCGAGGCGGGCGAGCTGCTGGACCAGGGCTTTAAGCTGCTGGTGCTGCCTTACTCCATTGCGCTCAGCTCGCGGGAAACGGAAGCGATTACGCGGTTCGTGCAGGAAGGCGGCGTCGTGATCGGCGATTTCCAAACCGGGCTGATGGATCGGCATTGCACGATGCTTGAGCAGGGGCAGCTGGATTCGCTGTTCGGCATCGAGCGTCTATCGACGGAAGCCGAGCCGTTCTATATTAACAATGAATTCGTGCCGAACGCGGAATTCCCGTATTTCAAGCTGGAGGAAGCGCCGCAGCATGTCCGGTTCGCGGAATTCGGCATTCGTTCGGAGAAAGGCTATCCGGCCTACCGGGACGACTTTATGCGGAAGGTAAGCGCCGTTCACGTGCGCGAATTCGGCGCAGGCAAGGCCGTATACCTAAATCTCGCTTTGTCGGAGTATTCCGAGCAGCGCCGCGGCCGTGCCGAGGAAGGCGATTCACTGAGGTGGCTGCTCCGCAGGCTGATCGGCTTGTCGGAGGCACGGAAGCCCGCCGAACTGACGCGAGCGGCGGACGGGACGGCAGCTCATGCCGGCTTCGAAAGCGTCTATTACCGGAACGGCGACGCCGCCTATGCCGCGGTCATTCGGGGCATGAACGGCGATCGGTCGCTCGGCCATGACGGTCTGGCCGTCGGTGCGGGGAAGAAAGACCAGGAGCAATCGGAGCGGATGCGCTTCACCTTCGCTTCCGCCGCGCATGTGTACGATATCCGCGAAGGCCGTTATGTAGGCTTTACCGATACGGCGGAGTTCGGGCTCGCCGAAGGCGATACGAAGCTGTTCGCGCTGCTGCCGTGCCGAGTCAGCGGCATTCGGCTGTCCGCGACAAGCAGCGATTGGAAGCGCGGCGAGGAAGCGAGCGTCTCTATCTCGCTCGAAACGGATGCCGATCCCAATCAGCAATTCGCCAACGTCATCAGCTTCCATCTGACGGATCCGGACGGCAATCGTCAGTGGCTGTACGACGAGAATTTGCATCTGGAAGGCGCGGCAGCGCATAACCACAAGCTGGAGATTCCATTCAGCGAGCGGCCAG